A part of Maridesulfovibrio hydrothermalis AM13 = DSM 14728 genomic DNA contains:
- a CDS encoding efflux transporter outer membrane subunit codes for MLSIFSLSACSPFKPDPRDAMTLGVPMQYKLYSSEPRELGRWWEKFADESLNKLVEEAVIADFDVRIAWAKLRQLRATAVKSRADLYPKLDGKASYNNARSGNDGTEGTKGSTATDTHKLGLAASYELDLWGKIEAKSASGELNFLVSREDVNTAAMSVAAEVVNRWLEIQMQRKKKEIYKKQLETNETYLELIELRFRNSLATALDVYQQRETVARTKALIPPVEARELILLHELALLLGKPAGSIYVRTADFPDLPVMPGLGIPLDLLANRPDVRAAGLKLQSADWAVTAARADRLPTVSLSAEAALSSAQLANIFSGWMTSLAASVVGPIFDGYSRKAEVERTRAVVDERLLNYKEAVYKAFKEVQDSLVQEKWQHEYIRARKNQLAAARTNLEEAASRYLQGLEDYLPVLNALVSVQNLEINIAEDEADLLTYRVSLYRALGGTWTDSITSPDELKPESDDQDAVAAAEKLEKETVSAQ; via the coding sequence ATGCTGTCAATATTTAGTCTTTCGGCCTGCTCCCCTTTTAAACCTGATCCCAGAGATGCCATGACGCTTGGTGTGCCTATGCAGTATAAATTGTATTCATCCGAGCCGCGCGAACTGGGCAGATGGTGGGAAAAATTTGCTGACGAGAGCCTTAATAAGCTTGTTGAAGAGGCTGTAATTGCAGATTTTGACGTGCGTATCGCCTGGGCCAAGCTGCGTCAGCTTCGGGCAACGGCAGTTAAATCACGTGCCGACCTTTATCCTAAGCTTGACGGCAAAGCTTCATATAATAATGCCCGTTCCGGTAATGATGGAACAGAGGGAACCAAAGGCTCGACTGCAACTGATACGCATAAGCTTGGCCTTGCTGCATCTTACGAACTAGATCTCTGGGGTAAAATTGAAGCAAAATCTGCTTCCGGCGAACTTAATTTTCTTGTTTCCCGTGAGGATGTAAATACCGCGGCAATGAGCGTTGCTGCCGAAGTTGTAAACCGCTGGCTGGAGATTCAGATGCAGCGGAAGAAAAAAGAAATTTATAAAAAACAGCTGGAAACAAACGAAACCTACCTTGAGCTTATAGAGCTGCGTTTTCGCAACTCACTTGCAACGGCTCTTGATGTTTATCAGCAGCGCGAGACTGTTGCGCGAACCAAGGCCCTTATTCCTCCGGTTGAAGCCCGTGAACTTATTTTACTTCATGAACTGGCCCTCCTGCTTGGTAAACCTGCTGGAAGCATTTATGTGCGGACAGCTGATTTTCCGGATCTACCGGTAATGCCCGGACTTGGAATTCCTCTTGATTTGCTTGCAAACAGACCTGATGTGCGTGCGGCCGGACTGAAATTACAATCCGCTGACTGGGCCGTTACAGCGGCGCGTGCGGATCGTCTTCCTACAGTAAGTCTTTCAGCAGAGGCGGCTTTGAGCAGTGCTCAGCTTGCAAATATTTTTTCCGGCTGGATGACTTCACTTGCGGCTTCTGTCGTGGGTCCTATTTTTGATGGATATTCTCGTAAGGCAGAAGTTGAGCGGACCAGAGCTGTTGTTGATGAAAGGCTGCTTAATTATAAAGAGGCCGTTTATAAGGCTTTTAAAGAAGTGCAGGACTCGCTGGTGCAGGAAAAGTGGCAGCATGAATATATCCGCGCCCGTAAAAACCAGCTTGCTGCGGCAAGGACAAATCTGGAAGAAGCAGCCTCCCGTTATTTGCAGGGCCTTGAAGATTATCTTCCTGTTTTGAATGCTTTGGTAAGTGTTCAGAATCTGGAAATTAACATTGCAGAAGATGAAGCGGATCTGCTTACTTATCGCGTATCTCTGTACCGGGCGCTGGGCGGGACATGGACAGATTCTATAACTTCTCCTGATGAGCTTAAGCCGGAAAGTGATGATCAGGATGCCGTGGCTGCGGCGGAAAAACTCGAAAAAGAAACCGTTTCTGCGCAATAA